The Prionailurus bengalensis isolate Pbe53 chromosome D3, Fcat_Pben_1.1_paternal_pri, whole genome shotgun sequence DNA window acagctcggagcctggagccggtttcagaatctgtgtctccctaactgcccctccccctctgtctgtctgtctgtctgtccctttctcaaaaataaacattaaaaaaaattaaaattaagttaaataaacataaaaaaaataaataaataaaaacgtcaCCCAGCTGCTTTGCTGAAATTGCAGTGCAGAACAGCTCAGGTGAGCAGGTAAAGCAGGGAGGAGAATAACCCAGGTAAGAGAGGGGGGACTGTGGCCAAGAAGGCAGTGAGGGGCAGCCAGGTTTGAATTCTACTTTGCAAGTGCTGACAGATCGCATTTAGGATGTGCAAGAGAAACAAATCACGCCAGAGGCCTGAGCTGAGGAACCACAAATGTGGAGCTGCCTCCAAATGAAACGCCACAGCGTGTCAGCGGCAGGTTCCACCCAAGTGCAAGTGTGGCGTGGAACTCGGCTCGGGAAGATCCAGACAGGACCTCCACGTTCAGGAGACGCTGGCGTGGGACCTACAGCCGTGACACAGGGATCGCCTGGCCGTACAGACCAGCGAGGAGGCCTGGGGACTGCCCTGAGGCGTTACAACATTTAAAACGAGGCAGATGGGAAGGAGCCAGCAGAGCGACTGGAGGCGGCGCCCCCGCCAGGTAGGAGAACCAGCAGGGTGGCGTCTCAGCGCCACCAGGAGACAGAGTTTGGAGGAAGCCAAGGGCAGCCGGGTCAAAGGCTGTCCACAGGGGCCTTGGCAACGCAACAGCTCGGGTGACCCCAACAGGAGCGCTTTCAGAGGAGAGGTGGGACCAAAAGCTTCAGTGAACTTGGTTCAAGACAAATGAGGAGAGAAAATGGTGACAGGAAGGACAGCATTTTTTCTAAATCTGGCGTGAGAGGAAACTAAGACCTAGAAACGGTGGCTGGAAGATTTGTATATCGTGACAAAATACGTCGGAGCGAAGATAAACTCAAGACAAGACAACATCAGAGCCGTGGCCTAGAGCACACAAGCCAGGGTGCATCCGACACGAGAGAGCAAATAACGGCCCGTGAACACTACAGCGCCACCAGCAGCGAGCACGGGAGGGAACACTGTGTCATCACCCTGTGTTTATAAAAGCACATAAAATTGCATTATACaatcttactaaaaaaaaaatacacggaCAGAACAAagtgccattaaaaaaaacatcaatTGTGCTTATCTTTAGGTGGCAGAATAATtcagtttcaaaatatatttttacatttgctGCAACCGTTCAGAGAGCATATTTGTTTTATTGGCTCCACTCAAAAAAGTTACCAAAACCATTCTATTGCCATGTATCACTTCAAAAACcaatcagaaaatacagaaagactcAAACACCTACAACAGCAGGGATGGGCACCCACTAGCATTGGCTGTACCCTTCTTCTCTACTGATCAGGTGACATCTGAGTCGAGAGGGAGGGCTCCAGATCTCTGTGGAAAAGTGCTCAGGCACAGGGGACAACCAGCGCAAAGGCCTGGCGGTAAGAAGGCTGAGCCATCTGAGGAGCCCAAGTGGGCTGGCTACACAGTGGAGCCTCGAACATTCCGACTACGCTAGTGCGCAGCGCGCAGCCGCCTCCAAACGAGCTGGGTTTGCATCGGCCCGGGTGTCCCCCACAGAAGGACTCGAACAAGTCACTTTCCCTCTGCACCTGTTCCCACATCCGTGAAGGAGGGACGCCTCGCGCAGGAGGACCTGTGCACCGGGGAATGCCTATGCTTGTTGAGTATGTCGGACGTGGAGACTCCAGAACCAAACAAAAATCGAGCCAAGCCGACAGCTAACTGAGACCACGCGAGACCCCGCGGCCTGCCTGCAGTGAGGGTTGGAGAGCCGCCCCGCCTGGCACCCGGGTCTCTGAGCCGCGCCAGTGCCTCCTCCACCCTCACGGCGTCCCCCacccacccgggcgccccgtCAGCGCGGGCGCCGTCTCTGCGCCAGCGCCCCCTAATTCGCCCTGGCGCCCCATCACGGCGGGCCACATCTCTGCGCCGGCTCCCCCCAACTCGCCCGGGCGCCCAGTCACCTCAGGCCGCATCTTTGCACCAGCGCCCCACCACGGCGGGCCACCTCCCTGCGCCAGCGCCGCCACCCGCCTctgcgccccctccccaccccctccccggcgCCCCGTCACCGCGGGCCCCATCTCTGCGCCGCGCcagcgccccccacccaccccggcgCCCCGTCACCGCGGGCCGCGTCTCCGCGCCGCACCAACGCTCCCTCACGCAGCCCCGGCCACCCTCACACACCCCCGCCAGGCCCGACTCCCGGCGCCCCTCCCCCGGCGATCCCGTCTCCGCGTATCGCGTCTCTGCGCCAAACCAGTGCCACCTCCACCCCCGGCGCCCCCGCGCCAGCGCCCCCCAACTCCCGGCAGCTCCCCCCAACCCCGGCGCGCCCCCGACTACACGCCCCTGGCGGGGGAGGGCTCTAAGAAGGCCGGGCGCGAACCGCAAGACTCCCGACCCCGACCCCCACCGTTCCCGGTCACGCCGCGGCCTCACCTACCCGAGGCTGGACCGCACTCCGGCCGCGTCCGGCTGAGGCCTGGGGGCGGCGGTCGAGGCGGCGCCGCTCCGCTAGGCGCATCCGGGACCGCGGGAGGAGGAAGCGGCGGCGCGCCCGCTACGGCGAGCCGGAAGTGACGTCGCACGGAGGGAGCCGACGAGACGGCCAGAGGGCTAGAGCGGTCGGGAGAGGGGCGGGCCGACGGGCCGTTGGCGGACCGGCGTGGCGGAGGGCACAGCCGTAGCTTCGGCCCCCGAGGGTGGGCGGAGCTAGAGCGGCGTCCCCAGACCCCGCGTCGTGAGAACCAAGACGCTGGCGCTTCCACAGGCTGTTGAGAAGGGACGCCACATCGCAGGGGTcagaatatttgcaaagcatacaGCTGATAAGCGAGTTGGATCCAAAACGGACAGGGAGCTCACAACTCGAGCAATCAACAAACAAACGACTTTTAAAGAGCttgtttgtggggcacctggatggctcggtgggttgacaccccgactcttgatttccgttcaggttgtgatctcatggtcgtgagattgagccctccgtctggctccgcactgacagctgcttgggattctctctctctctctctctctctctctctctctctctcaaaaaattgaacttaaaaaaaatgtaaagtttcttctttctttgcattttaattagCTTATTGACTACATCAGTGTctcataccattttttttaatgtaatttattgtcaagttagctaacatagtttatttttaactaagtTCTGCACCCAGtgaggggctccaacccacaaccccgagaccaggaccggagccagccaggcatcccggGACAAAGGAGTTTTAAGCAGGCGAAAGACTTGAGTGGATATGTCTCAAAAGAACAGACTCCTCGCTCAACATCATCCAGACCAAAACCCCTTCTTTTGCTAAGACGACCTGGAAAAAGtaagtgctggcgaggatgcgcAGAAATTGGGACCCTCGGACGCTGCTGGCGGGGATCTCAAATGATACGGCTTCTGGGGAAGACAGTTTGGCACCCCTCCAAGTTAAAGACAGAGCTGACATATGACCCAGCTGTTCCACTCCCTTAGCATATAGCCAAGAAAGTTAACAACACATGTTGTTGTTAACgaaaacatgcacacaaatactCTTAGTGTTACTCACTacagccaagaaatggaaacaacccaaatgaatggataaaatgtggcCGTGTCCATACAATGGATTGTTACTCAGCCAATTAAAGGGAGCAGATGTCTAGCACAcctgctacaacatagatgagcCTTGAAAGCAGTACCCAGCGAAAGAATCTAGACGTGGAAGGCCACATATCGTGTAATTCCATTGATATAAAATgtgcagaggtgcctgggtggctcagtcagttaagcatccgacttcggctcaggtcatgatctcacggtttgtgggttcaaaccccaccttgggctctgtgctgtcgtctggagcctggagcctgcatcagattctgtgtgtctctctctgtcccacccctgcttgtgctctctttctctctcaagaataaacattaaaaaaattttttttcatgtgcagaACGGGAAAATCCACAGAGGTGAAAAGTAGGTTAGTGGTGGCGGCAGGCTGAGGAGAGGCGGTGGGGGGTGACTGCAACCGGCCGTGCGATTTCCTTTTggggttgatgaaaatgttgtgaaATTAAGTAGCGCCGATGGTCGCACAATTTTGTGAATTTACTAAAAACTACTGAACTGTGTACTTTGAAAGGATGcatgtatggtatgtgaattatatctcaataaaaaattcatttacaaaaatgaagGCCAAAGCAGTAAAGTGCCTGGGCAAAgtgcaggtgcaaaggccctttGGTGTTAAACTAAAAATCcttagaagaaacaaaactaaaatctgGCTATAAAAAGGAGACGAGGGGCatctgagcggctcagtcggttgagtgtccgacttttcagcttgggtcatgatctcatggttcatgagttcgagccccgtgtcgggctctgtgctgacagtacaaagcctgcttgggattctgtttctctctcgcagaccctcccctgctctctttcaaaataaatatttaaaaaataacaaaaaggagACAAGAGTGGGCAGCTGCACTTACCAGTTGTTCCAGAATCACATGGAAAAGAACAGCTTCCTCAGATTGAATTGCCTGGGTGGGgactggctctttttttttttttttttaatttttatttatttttacatttatttatttttgagagagagagagcaatagtcggggaggaatagagagagggagacacagaatccgaagagggctccaggctttgagctgtcagcacagagccccacgcggggctccaactcacaaactgtgagatcatgacctgagtcgaagtccgacgcttaactgactgagccacccaggcgccccggggactGGCTCTTTTAACCTTCAGAAGGCTCTCCTGCTTGGTGAGGCTGGAAACTTACAACGTACCTGCCACAATCCCCCACCGCCAGAGTCCCGGCGGAGTTAGCCCCCTTCTGTTGCCGCATCTGTGTGACACTGGAGGTAGAAGGGAGGTGACCGCGTCCCTCCCGCTGCTCCTGGCCGTACTTGCTACCTGACAGAACTTGGGTCTCCCCTGCAAGGGAGGCCCAGTGGTGGGTTGCCTTCAACTTGGAGCCGTGGACAGTGGTGACTTCTTGACACGAACCCCTCATCCTGGGCCAAAGCTCTGGGCAGCTTGTCAGCAGCTCCACGTGTGTGGCCGTGGGCCGAGAGCTCTGGGAACTCCTTTGCCCCCACCTCCAGAGGGAGCATGAGGAAAAGGTGCCTCAGTGGGTCAGTTCCGTATTGTTCTGGAAACCGTTCCAGACCTGGTCCAGTACAAATCCAGGTCCTTGAgcctcccaccttcccccccGGTCTGTAAGCTCCAAATTTCCTGTACAGAAAGTCTACAGAACCAGAGCATAAcaccctcccctccagaaacccgTGTGCGGTCTCGATACGGCTGAAATGGCTTCCCAACGTGTCCCAGGTGGCTGACTCGTGTGCACACCCCACATGCTGGCCAACGGGGGATCTAGCAGGCGGCTGGGATCCTCCCTCATCCAGGGGCCAGGCCAGGGAAAGGAAGTGCGGGTTCTTGCCTTCCTGCGTCCTTGGGATAACACCGCTCTCCTGCTTGAATCTGAATGCTGGCATCTGATACCCCGACCATGCATATGCTGACCTTAGCTTCCTGGGGCCTCCCATGCTCAGGGATCATGCAACCCAGTCAGAGGCTCGCCCCAAGGTCAGGCTTGCTCCCCTGAGGttctggaggaggagcagagggcagCTCCTGTCATGTGATATTGGCAGGGATTCAATGTCAAACACCTTCCATGGAGGGCAAGAGCTATCAAAACCAAGTGGCCATCAGAGACCCATCAGACCACTGATTCTGGATCTGGGGATACTCGCATGTGGACAAGGAGATACAGCAATGCCCAGACAAACGCCCGGCAGCAGGCTGGAGACCGGGGCCGTCTACAAGATGAGCCACCAGCAAGGACCACGCAGACGCTCATGTCTCTGAAACCACGCTATGTCGAGGTGAGAGTTCAGTGTGCCTTGTAAACCTTCATCAGTGTGAAGAGAGGGGTCAGAGGGGCTCACACATGCAGAGCTCTCTGGGAGGAGCCACGGCAACCACTACGAGCAGGGGCCCTGCAGAGGCCCTGGGAACGAGGGACCGAAGGCAGCCGCTCTCCTCTGCACTGCTGCCCCAAGTGTATGGATTACTTTAAAATACCACGTACCCATGAGTCCTCCAAGGTGGTTTAAATGGGTCACCCACTAATTACCTGCAGTCACAACTGGGAGTTATCTTCTCTAGTGGTTTGATCTTCCAACCAAGACCTCGTGTCCTTTCACAGGAGAACCCAAGGTCCCAGTAGCTACTCGGCTAATTTCTGCCCCCAGAAATGACTTAGTAGAGAACCCTGGCTATCACAGGGGACATTAACGTGCCTAAAACCAACCTCCAGACGTCCTCCAAACCCACCTTCCCCGGGGGCTCCATCTGTCAATCGCCCCAGCTCATCAGTGCTCAAACTAAGCTCAAGTCAGCCCCAAATCCTCCCTTCTGTGCTCACCTCCATCCACCTGGCAGCAGGAGGCCCAACTACTTTCCTGGTCCCACACACACCTCACTCACCCTCTGCACATGGCCTCCCCAGGTCACCACCAACATCCTCAAAGGTCTCCCCGATCCTACTCAAACTACCCCATCTATTAACTCTCAAGAAGACCTCAAGAATATCTGCCCAGCCCCCCTGTGCGCACAAGTATGCCCATGCACACACCCCACACATCACAGGCATGCACACATCTCATGGGCACATGGGTGCCACGTGCACACACTCAAGCACACAATCACGTGTGCATGCACGGGAGTGCACACGCATCACACGCAGGCACACATCACGTGCACACGGGCaccacacgcgcacacacaagCAATCACACGTGCACGCACAGGGGCGCACACGCatcatatacatgcacacattcaACGTACACACAGGCACCACGCACACAATCacttgtacatacatacacagggGTACACACGCATCGTATGCACGCACATACACAAGCATGCACATACAAAACGCACCCCTCCGCCACGCGAACTGTTCCAGACTTGCCAATTGCCCACCCGTCACCTGATCCCCCTCTTCTTGCTAACAGGTCACTTGTGTTCCGTGCCATGTTGCACACCACTAGGTAAAATGCATCCCCCAGTGTCCCTCGCAGTTAGACCAGCCTGTGTGACGCGCTCTTGACCAATGAGAGAAAAGGCTACTGGTGGGCCTTTTGCCAGGAACACTCCTGGAGGGGCCGCCCTGTCCCTCTTCTGTCCCAGTCCCCCCAGCAGAAGCGTGGGCAGCACTGGGGTGGACGTGACCGGGTGAAGGCCGTGTGCAGAGGCCGGGTGGGCGGCTCCGGGGTCAGGGCCACCTGCCCGGCTTCTCTGGCACCGCCGCACTGCCCAGCTCCGTCCCAAGGGCCCGGCGCGGGTCCGGGCTCCGCTGGCCAGCGTCATACTCTGTCCCTTTACAGCACGCGGCACTGCCTCCCTCTCCAGACGCAAAACACATAGAAACATAAAACAAGGGGTGCCTTGGGCAAAGTTTGTACTTATTTAATAAGAAaactgcttctttaaaaaaatagtgtcttTCCGTGCTGAGGTGTGAGCGGTTACTGCACGAGCTGGAAACAGAGTCGCGACAGGTCCTGCCGGCGACGGAACCCAACCTGACGCAGGTCTCGGGACCCTGAGGCTGCGGGGCCGCGGCGCGGCTCCCTGGGTCGGCGAGGATGGCCCTGCACCCGTGGGCCGGCCGTCGCCTCAGTCGCTGTCTCCCAGGGGGCTGGGTGCCTGCGGAACAAGAGCAAAAGTGGGGATGGGGCGGGGCGGTCCGTGGGGACGCACCACACCAgggcccctccccccgcctgccCTGTCGGGGAGGAGCGCCAACACGTGTCCTCGCCTGCctgcctggggggcgggggacccAGGGGAACAAGGGACGGGATGTGGAAGGTCTCTCTCAAGGTGTCCAGCCAGCCAGCAGCCAAAGGTGGTTCCAGCAATGGCGAGCAGAGGGCGggcccagcacccccccccatcaGATCTGCGCATGAGCCgcctcctaccccacccccaccccctgccaaatTAGAGTGgcaattttcacttaaaattccAGAATGCCACTTTCTCTTGGAAAAACTTGGGACTCTCCCGATGtggccctccccgcccctcctcacATGACCCTCCCGCACAACGTGGCCCTCTCCCGGAGATGGCCCACCGGCCCCCCACCCGAAGTGGCACTCTCTGGTGGCGGGGAGACGGAACAGGGGCGTTCCTGCCGGCCAGCGTCCACCGATTCCCATCACCGCGCAGACACCGCTGCCACTTGTGACCCCACCTGCACACCTGCTTTTCCACACCTGGCTCACTCGCCTTGCCTACGTCACCCGCGTGCACCAGTTTACAACCCCAGGCGTGCAGGCAGCAGTGTTTCTGTGGACGCCTAGATGACGGCCCGAGAACACCGGCTcaggacccctccccccacagggGAGAGACCTACAGCCGCAGACCCACTAGCTCCAGGGCCTGGAACAGACGCCCCTCCTAAATGCAGCTGGCAGGGATgagccgccccgccccccccccccccggggctcaGCTTGCTTGTCTGCATGATGGACACAGGGACACCGGTGCAGAGCAGGCTAGAAGCTCGGCCGAGCTCCTGAAAGGGAAGGCCTGTGGCGGCCCCGGGGCCCCCGCCTCCAGCCCCtggtccccaccccaccttggCGCCCAGGCCGGCTGCCGCGTGGGCGGTGGCGTCGAAGTCATGCACGGGCAGGGTGCCCAGCCACCGGGCCATGGACCGCTCCTGGCGCTCGGTGCTGATGATGGTGGGGTAGATGTGCTGCTCCTTGAACGCCGCGACCCCCGCCTCCTCCTGGGTCCAGTCCAGCGGCTCATGCAGCCCGTCGTTGCCAAAGCGCTGGTTGTACTTGTCGAAGTGCACGCGCTCCAGGACCAGGCCGAGCCCCGGCGCCTTGGGCACGTCCACCTTCGCCTCGCCCCAGCTGCGTTCCAGCAGGCTCTCGGGGGCGTAGCCCTTGATCACGGCCACCACCAGGCCGACCATCTTCCTGATCTGGTGCGTCATGAAGCTCTGGCCCTTCACCTTGATCACCGCGAACTCCATGCCCTCCCGCACGAAAGGCTCCTCGCAGAACATGTCCAGGATGTAGCGCCGAGCGCTGGCCTCCCGGGGCCCCTTCTGCGAGGTGAAGTTGTGGAAGTTGTGCGTGCCCTTGTAGCAGGCGAGGAGCGCGTTCACCCGCCGCAGCGTGTCCGCGCTCAGCCGGTAGCTCTCGTCCTGCACGTCGTGGTCCTTGTGGGCGAAGGCGAACGTGGGCAGCATGTACAGGTAGGTCCTGGCGTCACACTTGTTCTTGGAGTTGAAGCCGCCCGTGACCCTCTTCAGTCCTTGAGGGGAGAAGGGGCAAATGAGGACCACACTTCCCACCGACAAGCGTCTGGACCGCACGCACACGGCCCGACTGCCGCGCACAAGCCTGCACCCGCCCAGCGTGCAACCTCACAgccacgcacgcacacgcacacgcacactcaTCAAAAGCACAGGCATGTGTTAAAACCCAGGGCTCGTCAAGATGCAGGGGGCTCATCTCCACAGGACGCACAACACTGCAGATGGGAAGCGTGGCGCGACCCGAAACCACCCCTTACGAGCGGTTGGTTCTGTGCGAAGACACCGAGGCAGCAGCACGtttaacagcaaaaacaaacaaacagagaaaacTTAGAAAGCCCAGCCACAGAAAAACGGATCCAGGATGCTCTGGAACGATCGTGGGGTGAAGCAGCGGGCAGCCCCTGAAGACGAGGAGGGCAGGTCTGTGGGAGACACCTGTCCCGTGGGGGAGCCAGCACGTTCTTGGTCGTGTCTGCGTGGCTGTTGTATCTGCTCGGGGGAAggttttcttttaacgtttatttatgatttttgagagacagagacagagcatgagcgggggaggggcagagagagggaggcccagaatccgaagcaggctccagactccgagctgcccacagagcctgatgctctggggcttgaacccatgaaccatgagatcatgacccaagtggaagtcggacactcaaccaactgagccacccaggtgccccgctccGGTGGGAATTTGAGTTACAAATTCACGGTCGTCCACACCGAGCATCGCCAAGCTGCACTGTGCACAGGGCTGCCCCGTGTGTGATGCCACGCAGGTAGCGCT harbors:
- the LOC122470911 gene encoding translation initiation factor IF-2-like produces the protein MLGLRVSCAPTGRDRNSFGASQIGSEAWEIQAPPHCSSRTSRNPNTLQQGSGSSAATPLSNGGKQLWDGQNPDEAQTHDAPREKPDSRASTLPAQEGQTSVAAEGWREELAPPNSPWRPITAGHISAPAPPNSPGRPVTSGRIFAPAPHHGGPPPCASAATRLCAPSPPPPRRPVTAGPISAPRQRPPPTPAPRHRGPRLRAAPTLPHAAPATLTHPRQARLPAPLPRRSRLRVSRLCAKPVPPPPPAPPRQRPPTPGSSPQPRRAPDYTPLAGEGSKKAGREPQDSRPRPPPFPVTPRPHLPEAGPHSGRVRLRPGGGGRGGAAPLGASGTAGGGSGGAPATASRK
- the PUS1 gene encoding tRNA pseudouridine synthase A isoform X3 gives rise to the protein MAGNVEAPAPVGARPERDPKARGGWRGGARIWEETEQQAKKLRSASDAEQHRKLPKRKIVLLMGYSGKGYHGMQRNVGSSQFKTIEDDLVSALVRSGCIPENHGEDMRKMSFQRCARTDKGVSAAGQVVSLKVWLIDDILEKINGHLPPHIRILDTTATQTRPRTCWLPHGTGLKRVTGGFNSKNKCDARTYLYMLPTFAFAHKDHDVQDESYRLSADTLRRVNALLACYKGTHNFHNFTSQKGPREASARRYILDMFCEEPFVREGMEFAVIKVKGQSFMTHQIRKMVGLVVAVIKGYAPESLLERSWGEAKVDVPKAPGLGLVLERVHFDKYNQRFGNDGLHEPLDWTQEEAGVAAFKEQHIYPTIISTERQERSMARWLGTLPVHDFDATAHAAAGLGAKAPSPLGDSD
- the PUS1 gene encoding tRNA pseudouridine synthase A isoform X1 encodes the protein MAIRVVRAAAGAVRRACGPCSPSLGPRSPSLGPRLLRLPPMAGNVEAPAPVGARPERDPKARGGWRGGARIWEETEQQAKKLRSASDAEQHRKLPKRKIVLLMGYSGKGYHGMQRNVGSSQFKTIEDDLVSALVRSGCIPENHGEDMRKMSFQRCARTDKGVSAAGQVVSLKVWLIDDILEKINGHLPPHIRILDTTATQTRPRTCWLPHGTGLKRVTGGFNSKNKCDARTYLYMLPTFAFAHKDHDVQDESYRLSADTLRRVNALLACYKGTHNFHNFTSQKGPREASARRYILDMFCEEPFVREGMEFAVIKVKGQSFMTHQIRKMVGLVVAVIKGYAPESLLERSWGEAKVDVPKAPGLGLVLERVHFDKYNQRFGNDGLHEPLDWTQEEAGVAAFKEQHIYPTIISTERQERSMARWLGTLPVHDFDATAHAAAGLGAKAPSPLGDSD
- the PUS1 gene encoding tRNA pseudouridine synthase A isoform X4, coding for MAGNVEAPAPVGARPERDPKARGGWRGGARIWEETEQQAKKLRSASDAEQHRKLPKRKIVLLMGYSGKGYHGMQRNVGSSQFKTIEDDLVSALVRSGCIPENHGEDMRKMSFQRCARTDKGVSAAGQVVSLKVWLIDDILEKINGHLPPHIRILGLKRVTGGFNSKNKCDARTYLYMLPTFAFAHKDHDVQDESYRLSADTLRRVNALLACYKGTHNFHNFTSQKGPREASARRYILDMFCEEPFVREGMEFAVIKVKGQSFMTHQIRKMVGLVVAVIKGYAPESLLERSWGEAKVDVPKAPGLGLVLERVHFDKYNQRFGNDGLHEPLDWTQEEAGVAAFKEQHIYPTIISTERQERSMARWLGTLPVHDFDATAHAAAGLGAKAPSPLGDSD
- the PUS1 gene encoding tRNA pseudouridine synthase A isoform X2 — translated: MAIRVVRAAAGAVRRACGPCSPSLGPRSPSLGPRLLRLPPMAGNVEAPAPVGARPERDPKARGGWRGGARIWEETEQQAKKLRSASDAEQHRKLPKRKIVLLMGYSGKGYHGMQRNVGSSQFKTIEDDLVSALVRSGCIPENHGEDMRKMSFQRCARTDKGVSAAGQVVSLKVWLIDDILEKINGHLPPHIRILGLKRVTGGFNSKNKCDARTYLYMLPTFAFAHKDHDVQDESYRLSADTLRRVNALLACYKGTHNFHNFTSQKGPREASARRYILDMFCEEPFVREGMEFAVIKVKGQSFMTHQIRKMVGLVVAVIKGYAPESLLERSWGEAKVDVPKAPGLGLVLERVHFDKYNQRFGNDGLHEPLDWTQEEAGVAAFKEQHIYPTIISTERQERSMARWLGTLPVHDFDATAHAAAGLGAKAPSPLGDSD